CTAGCAAAGATAATGGCATTGTATATAATTAAGTCGCTGGTGATATTATCGGTACTATCAGTACCGACGCTGGCCATGGTACAAGTGCGGGTGAACGAGGGCGTGTTGGAGGGAGAGCGCGTGCGCAATGAGTATGGCGGGGAGTACTACAGCTTCAAAGGGATCCCGTACGCGCAGCCGCCGCTCGGGGACCTCCGGTTCAAGGTAAAAGGCTGCAAATGTTTCAATTTCTTAAGGTCACGCTACATTCATAGATTCAAAATTGAAGTACATGtatcagtttttttattcttacgATCTTATTTTTCCAGGCTCCACAACCACCGCAACCTTGGGAAAACGTTCGCAGCGCAAAGGAATTCGGTCCTAAATGTTACCAGTATGACTTGTTCATGGAAAAAGGAAAGCGCGACGGCAGCGAAGACTGTTTATATCTCAACGTGTACACACCAGACATCAAACCCGACAAACCTTTGCCTGTCATGTTCTGGATACACGGTGGAGGTTTTGTTTCTGGtgctggtgatgatgatgaatacggACCCAAGCTACTCATAAGGAAAGATGTTGTCGTCGTCACAATTAACTACCGATTAGAAGTTCTTGGCTTTTTGTGCTTGGACACAGAAGATGTGCCTGGTAATGCTGGTATGAAGGATCAAGTGGCAGCGCTCCGGTGGGTCAATAAGAATATCGCAATCTTCGGCGGAGATCCTGACAATGTTACTATATTTGGAGAAAGTGCCGGCGGGGTCAGCGTTTCCTACCAAGTTATTTCGCCAATGTctaaaggtttatttaaaagagCGATCGCTCAGAGTGGCGTCAGTTTATGTTATTGGGCACAAGCATACAGACCACGAGAGAGAGCATTCGCGTTAGGAAGAAAGTTGGGCTTTTATTCAGACGACGTCAATGAATTGTACGAATTTCTGAAAAAGCAACCAGTGGAGTCACTTATACAAGCTAAGGCTTCTATAACCTTCGCCGAAAATCAAAGAACTCATGAAGAGGTATATTTTAGTGTAGCCGATGAAAAACAATTCGGCAACAACGAGAGATTCTACTACGGAGATATGGTGGATGCAGTGTCGAACAATGTCCATGAAGGTATAGAAATTATGACAGGATACACGGCAGATGAAGGTCTAATGGGTGTTGCTATTTTTGGTGACATTGAAAGAAATCTGGATCAAGCTAGAAACTTTCCACAATTTTTCGTTTCTTACCCAATGTCGCTCAATTTGCCAGTTGATGATCAATTGGAACTTGGAAAGAAAATCAGAGATTATTATTTCGACAATCCTATTGCAATTCCTGATGACTGGGAGAAATTAGGGAGATATTACGGCATGGATATATTTGTGTTTGCCACTATGAGATGGATTAAAATAATTGCTCGTACAAATAAGAACAAGGTATATCTATACAAGTTTACAGTTAAAACTGAGTTGAACAAGGCTGCTCATATGATGGGACTAGCAGAAGTTCTCGGAGACAAGGAAGTCGTCGCTCACAGTGATGATTTA
The DNA window shown above is from Helicoverpa armigera isolate CAAS_96S chromosome 25, ASM3070526v1, whole genome shotgun sequence and carries:
- the LOC110374962 gene encoding juvenile hormone esterase, whose amino-acid sequence is MALYIIKSLVILSVLSVPTLAMVQVRVNEGVLEGERVRNEYGGEYYSFKGIPYAQPPLGDLRFKAPQPPQPWENVRSAKEFGPKCYQYDLFMEKGKRDGSEDCLYLNVYTPDIKPDKPLPVMFWIHGGGFVSGAGDDDEYGPKLLIRKDVVVVTINYRLEVLGFLCLDTEDVPGNAGMKDQVAALRWVNKNIAIFGGDPDNVTIFGESAGGVSVSYQVISPMSKGLFKRAIAQSGVSLCYWAQAYRPRERAFALGRKLGFYSDDVNELYEFLKKQPVESLIQAKASITFAENQRTHEEVYFSVADEKQFGNNERFYYGDMVDAVSNNVHEGIEIMTGYTADEGLMGVAIFGDIERNLDQARNFPQFFVSYPMSLNLPVDDQLELGKKIRDYYFDNPIAIPDDWEKLGRYYGMDIFVFATMRWIKIIARTNKNKVYLYKFTVKTELNKAAHMMGLAEVLGDKEVVAHSDDLGYLFNMKELPLIDMNSTTFEHVEKVTQLWTNFAKYGNPTPDNSLGVEWTPYSSDKQDYLDIGNELTTGKAPDEEELQFWEDLLTEYGQKLY